In the genome of Flaviflexus ciconiae, one region contains:
- a CDS encoding multicopper oxidase domain-containing protein, with product MSETTKKSAGMRGSQSNSGVSSVWSAAGIVASVVAILLAVTFGVAANPSGTSLPANPNFASGGTAQAGAAVEPTGETTEVEVTMTADMTYEPSVIEVPAGDELVVTLINEDDKNGHDLVIGDVESSRIQPGKSETVNFGVQSYSQEGYCSVAGHKQMGMTLDVVVTGGSSSAVDAGGHAGHAAPAAIPDVVDAEVSEVYPAKLEPLESTDEPVTHELTFTVTEVPLEVAPGLWQTRWTFNGSSMGPTLHGKVGDKFIITLVNDGTIGHSIDFHAGALAPDVPMRTIAPGESLVYEYTAERAGIWMYHCSTAPMSTHIASGMHGAVIIEPADIDPVDHEFVIVQSEVYLANEAHSPEEAEEVNADKIANGTPDRVVFNGIANQYDQERFEVKTGERVRFWVLDAGPNVPFAFHIVGGQFDTYWIEGAYHLRQGVSSSGATDGGSQVLSLLPAEGGFVELEFPEAGNYSVVNHIMSEAERGAHGYVHVTD from the coding sequence ATGTCTGAGACAACGAAGAAGAGTGCGGGCATGAGGGGGAGCCAGTCAAACTCCGGCGTGTCCTCGGTCTGGTCGGCAGCGGGAATCGTTGCTTCCGTTGTTGCGATCCTCCTGGCCGTGACTTTTGGGGTTGCCGCCAATCCGTCCGGCACGTCCCTTCCAGCCAACCCGAACTTTGCGAGCGGCGGTACTGCTCAAGCGGGCGCCGCAGTTGAACCGACGGGGGAAACCACCGAGGTTGAGGTGACGATGACGGCGGACATGACCTATGAACCGAGTGTCATTGAGGTCCCGGCCGGCGATGAACTGGTCGTCACCCTGATCAACGAGGACGACAAGAACGGTCACGACCTTGTTATTGGCGACGTCGAGTCTTCTCGTATCCAGCCCGGCAAATCGGAGACTGTGAACTTCGGCGTGCAAAGCTACTCCCAGGAGGGTTACTGCTCCGTGGCGGGTCACAAGCAGATGGGGATGACTCTCGACGTCGTTGTTACCGGAGGTTCGTCATCGGCAGTTGATGCAGGAGGCCATGCCGGGCATGCGGCGCCTGCCGCAATTCCCGATGTTGTCGATGCGGAGGTCTCGGAGGTCTACCCGGCTAAGCTCGAGCCTCTGGAGAGTACCGACGAGCCCGTCACGCACGAGCTGACCTTCACGGTGACCGAGGTTCCGTTAGAGGTTGCTCCCGGCCTGTGGCAGACCAGGTGGACATTCAATGGCAGTTCCATGGGGCCAACTCTGCACGGCAAGGTTGGTGACAAGTTCATCATCACCCTCGTGAACGATGGAACGATTGGCCACTCGATCGACTTCCATGCCGGTGCGCTCGCCCCGGATGTGCCGATGAGAACGATTGCCCCGGGTGAAAGTCTCGTATACGAGTACACGGCTGAACGTGCAGGTATCTGGATGTACCACTGCTCGACTGCTCCCATGTCCACCCATATTGCCTCAGGCATGCATGGCGCTGTGATCATTGAGCCCGCCGACATCGATCCCGTCGACCATGAGTTCGTGATTGTCCAGTCCGAGGTCTACCTCGCAAACGAAGCCCACAGCCCGGAAGAGGCCGAAGAGGTCAACGCAGACAAGATCGCGAACGGTACCCCGGACCGCGTTGTTTTCAATGGCATCGCGAATCAGTACGATCAGGAACGCTTCGAAGTAAAGACCGGTGAACGAGTCAGATTCTGGGTGCTGGACGCCGGGCCGAACGTGCCGTTCGCCTTCCACATTGTTGGCGGACAGTTCGACACCTATTGGATTGAAGGTGCCTACCACCTTCGCCAAGGAGTGTCCTCGTCCGGCGCAACCGACGGTGGCTCCCAGGTGCTCTCGCTCCTCCCGGCAGAGGGCGGATTCGTTGAACTCGAGTTCCCGGAAGCCGGCAACTACTCGGTCGTCAACCACATCATGAGTGAAGCCGAACGCGGCGCCCACGGTTACGTGCACGTCACCGATTAG